In Neobacillus endophyticus, a single window of DNA contains:
- a CDS encoding sigma-70 family RNA polymerase sigma factor: MDEIKLVKKARKGDDAAFEELIYLHQNQLYRTAYIYVQNKEDALDVVQETVYKAYLSLDQLKNPQYFKTWLIRILIHNANELLRTGKKLIKIKDESKYETSDEPTNKTNQTEQNIDLMAAIQQLDNSYQTVIILYYYHDLSVHQIACHMNVPEGTVKTYLHRARKSLKKLLEGSEQGWINNSLMMR; the protein is encoded by the coding sequence ATGGATGAAATAAAGCTTGTCAAAAAGGCAAGAAAAGGTGATGATGCTGCTTTTGAAGAGTTGATATACCTGCATCAAAATCAACTTTATCGAACGGCATATATATATGTACAAAACAAAGAGGATGCGTTAGATGTTGTTCAAGAAACTGTTTATAAAGCTTATTTATCTTTAGACCAATTAAAAAATCCACAGTATTTTAAGACATGGTTGATACGCATTCTTATACATAATGCTAATGAGTTGTTACGTACAGGGAAGAAATTGATAAAGATCAAGGATGAAAGTAAATACGAAACCTCCGATGAACCGACAAACAAAACAAATCAAACTGAGCAAAACATTGATTTAATGGCAGCCATTCAGCAATTAGATAACAGTTATCAGACAGTAATTATTCTATATTATTACCATGATTTATCTGTTCACCAAATTGCCTGTCATATGAATGTGCCCGAAGGAACAGTAAAGACGTATTTGCACAGAGCAAGAAAATCGTTAAAAAAATTATTAGAGGGAAGTGAGCAAGGATGGATAAACAACAGTTTAATGATGAGATAA